One part of the Arabidopsis thaliana chromosome 1 sequence genome encodes these proteins:
- the LSH6 gene encoding LIGHT-DEPENDENT SHORT HYPOCOTYLS-like protein (DUF640) (LIGHT SENSITIVE HYPOCOTYLS 6 (LSH6); CONTAINS InterPro DOMAIN/s: Protein of unknown function DUF640 (InterPro:IPR006936); BEST Arabidopsis thaliana protein match is: Protein of unknown function (DUF640) (TAIR:AT5G58500.1); Has 311 Blast hits to 311 proteins in 18 species: Archae - 0; Bacteria - 0; Metazoa - 14; Fungi - 0; Plants - 297; Viruses - 0; Other Eukaryotes - 0 (source: NCBI BLink).) codes for MESADSGRSDPVKGDDPGPSFVSSPPATPSRYESQKRRDWNTFLQYLKNHKPPLALSRCSGAHVIEFLKYLDQFGKTKVHVAACPYFGHQQPPSPCSCPLKQAWGSLDALIGRLRAAYEENGGRPDSNPFAARAVRIYLREVRESQAKARGIPYEKKKRKRPPTVTTVRVDVASSRQSDGDPCNVGAPSVAEAVPP; via the coding sequence ATGGAATCGGCGGATTCCGGACGATCCGATCCGGTAAAAGGAGACGACCCGGGTCCATCTTTCGTCTCTTCACCACCAGCTACACCTAGCAGGTATGAGTCACAGAAGCGACGCGACTGGAACACGTTCTTGCAGTACCTCAAGAACCACAAGCCGCCTCTCGCGTTGTCACGGTGTAGCGGAGCGCATGTGATCGAGTTTCTCAAGTACCTCGACCAGTTCGGTAAGACCAAAGTCCACGTGGCGGCTTGTCCTTACTTCGGCCATCAGCAACCTCCGTCTCCTTGCTCATGCCCTCTCAAGCAAGCTTGGGGATCTCTCGATGCTTTGATCGGACGGTTGAGAGCTGCCTACGAGGAGAACGGTGGACGGCCGGATTCTAACCCGTTCGCCGCACGTGCGGTTCGGATTTACTTGAGGGAAGTCAGAGAGAGTCAGGCAAAGGCTCGTGGGATTCCTTACGAGAAAAAGAAACGGAAACGGCCGCCAACTGTCACCACCGTTAGAGTTGACGTCGCTTCTTCGAGACAAAGTGACGGAGACCCTTGTAACGTCGGTGCTCCATCTGTTGCCGAGGCCGTACCGCCTTAG